A genome region from Erythrolamprus reginae isolate rEryReg1 chromosome 4, rEryReg1.hap1, whole genome shotgun sequence includes the following:
- the LOC139167124 gene encoding LOW QUALITY PROTEIN: putative protein ARB2BP (The sequence of the model RefSeq protein was modified relative to this genomic sequence to represent the inferred CDS: inserted 1 base in 1 codon; deleted 2 bases in 1 codon; substituted 2 bases at 2 genomic stop codons), whose protein sequence is MGLREFASETVCASETRSLSGVEAHCLESPHLFIYYVDTNETFVFNYQNSYKHNHKRYQILGQLITQYVYELEKVCNPQKIYIPTCLADNKLYCSSFFMSKNALIKRSALLVLQDQGTFHAGQXIHEGLQHGSQIPFITKALKCSWGVIVLNPNDNFVDLKIETECLSLLKNDAICPLNLSWAVPKRNSSNPEENITYVWDHFISKASSRNVAFVAHGYGGLIFTNLLMQRTLEVMKKVYAVALIDSXHHMKHQTHGNSEVQTWIWKHCQEWVSNSKSGDRSVGCLVKTNCPVVSTRSEKYNMAPSSSLQSIFKYLKNALKPSTKNNFSXSPIATRSKSAMKKNKNELVDSAGNSQNNRQNATLQIVLEQSCAAF, encoded by the exons ATGGGGCTGCGCGAGTTTGCTTCAGAGACGGTTTGCGCTTCGGAGACGCGCTCGCTCTCCGGCGTCGAAGCACACTGT CTGGAAagcccacatttatttatttattatgtagacACTAATGaaacttttgtttttaattatcagAATTCATATAAACATAATCACAAACGTTACCAAATTCTTGGACAGTTAATAACTCAGTATGTTTATGAGCTTGAAAAAGTTTGca acccacagAAGATTTACATCCCAACATGCCTGGCAGACAATAAA TTGTACTGTAGTTCCTTTTTCATGAGTAAGAATGCATTGATAAAAAGATCAGCTTTACTTGTCCTTCAAGATCAGGGGACATTTCATGCAGGCC TAATACATGAAGGCCTTCAACATGGATCTCAGATACCTTTCATTACAAAGGCTCTAAAGTGCTCTTGGGGAGTGATTGTTTTAAATCCTAATGATAATTTTGTAGATCTGAAAATAGAAACAGAATGTCTAAGCCTTTTGAAGAATGATGCTATATGTCCCCTAAATTTATCATGGGCAGTCCCAAAGAGAAACAGCAGTAACCCcgaagaaaatataacctatgtTTGGGATCATTTCATTTCAAAGGCTTCATCTAGAAATGTGGCCTTTGTTGCCCATGGTTATGGGGGATTGATTTTTACCAACTTACTCATGCAAAGAACTTTGGAAGTGATGAAGAAAGTGTATGCTGTTGCACTTATTGACTCTTAGCATCACATGAAACATCAGACACATGGCAATTCCGAGGTACAAACATGGATATGGAAGCACTGTCAAGAGTGGGTATCAAATAGTAAGTCTGGGGATAGGTCAGTAGGCTGCCTTGTGAAAACGAATTGCCCTGTAGTCTCCACTagatctgaaaaatacaatatggCTCCATCCTCTAGCTTGCAGTCCATCTTCAAGTATCTAAAGAATGCATTGAAACCTAGTACTAAAAACAATTTCAGTTGATCACCTATTGCAACAAGGAGCAAAAGtgccatgaaaaaaaataaaaat